Proteins co-encoded in one Cucurbita pepo subsp. pepo cultivar mu-cu-16 chromosome LG15, ASM280686v2, whole genome shotgun sequence genomic window:
- the LOC111811486 gene encoding coatomer subunit alpha-1-like, with product MLTKFETKSNRVKGLSFHCKRPWILASLHSGVIQLWDYRMGTLIDRFDEHDGPVRGVHFHKSQPLFVSGGDDYKIKVWNYKTHRCLFTLLGHLDYIRTVQFHHESPWIVSASDDQTIRIWNWQSRTCISVLTGHNHYVMCASFHPKDDLVVSASLDQTVRVWDISALTKKSVSPADDILRLSQMNTDLFGGVDAVVKYVLEGHDRGVNWASFHPTLPLIVSGADDRQVKLWRMNDTKAWEVDTLRGHMNNVSSVMFHAKQDLIISNSEDKSIRVWDVTKRTGVQTFRREHDRFWILAAHPEMNLLAAGHDSGMIVFKLGRERPAFVISGDTLLYTKDRFLRFYEFSTQRDTQVIPIRRPGSINSNQSPRTIVYSPTENAVLICSDLDGGSYELYTIAHESIGRGDSLQDAKKGVGGSAVFVSRNRFAVLDKSNMQVLIKNMKNEVVKKSVLPVAADAIFYAGTGNLLCRAEDRVVLFDLQQRVVLGDLQTPFIKYVVWSNDMESVALLSKHVIIITSKKLVHQCTLHETIRVKSGAWDDNGVFIYTTLNHIKYCLPNGDSGIIRTLDVPIYLTKVSGNTIFCLDRDGKNKTIVIDAAEYIFKLSLLKKKFDHVMSMIKNSQLCGQAMISYLQQKGFPEVALHFVKDERTRFNLALESGSIQIAVASATALDEKDHWYRLGVEALRQGNAGIVEYAYQRTKNFERLSFLYLITGNIIKLSKMLKIAEVKNDVMGQFHNALYLGDVRERVKILENVGHLPLAYVTASVHGLHDVAERLAAELGDDVPALPEGKVPSLLMPPSPVMCGGDWPLLRVMKGIFEGGLDTVGRGVADEVEEAADGDWGEELEMVEVDGLPNGDVTAILEDGEVAEENEEDGGWDLEDLELPPEPETPKASASARSFFVAPTPGMPVSQIWVQRSSLAAEHAAAGNFETAMRLLNRQLGIKNFAPLKSMFLNLHGGSHSHLRAFSSAPVITLAVERGWSESASPNVRGPPALIFNFSQLEEKLKAGYRATTTGKFSEALKLFLSIIHTIPLIIVESKREVDEVKELIIIVKEYILGLQMELKRREVKDNPIRQQELAAYFTHCNLQLPHLRLVLQNAMTVCFKAKNLATAGNFARRLLETNPVVENQAKAARQVLQAAERNMTDATKLNYDFRNPFVICGATHVPIYRGQKDVSCPYCSTRFVPSQEGQLCTVCDLAAVGADASGLLCSPSQIR from the exons ATGCTGACGAAGTTTGAGACGAAGAGTAATAGAGTGAAGGGGCTGAGTTTCCACTGTAAGAGGCCATGGATCCTGGCGAGTCTTCACAGTGGTGTGATCCAGCTATGGGACTACCGGATGGGTACTCTTATTGATAGATTTGACGAACATGATGGGCCTGTTCGTGGTGTTCATTTTCATAAATCTCAGCCGTTGTTTGTTTCCGGAG GTGAtgattacaaaattaaagtatGGAACTATAAGACACACCGATGCCTGTTTACTCTTCTTGGGCACCTTGATTATATCCGCACCGTGCAATTTCACCATGAGTCTCCATGGATCGTGAGTGCCAGTGATGACCAAACTATTCGAATTTGGAACTGGCAGTCTCGTACTTGCATTTCTGTGTTGACTGGCCACAACCATTATGTTATGTGTGCTTCATTTCACCCTAAGGATGACCTTGTCGTGTCTGCCTCCCTAGATCAGACTGTTCGTGTTTGGGACATTAGTGCCTTGACAAAGAAGTCAGTGTCCCCCGCAGATGACATTTTGCGGTTGAGTCAGATGAATACAGATCTTTTTGGAGGTGTTGATGCTGTGGTTAAATATGTATTGGAAGGTCACGACCGTGGGGTCAACTGGGCTTCTTTCCATCCAACTTTGCCCTTGATTGTCTCAGGAGCCGACGACCGGCAAGTCAAGTTGTGGCGAATGAATG ACACAAAAGCTTGGGAAGTGGACACATTGAGGGGTCACATGAATAATGTTTCAAGTGTTATGTTCCATGCTAAACAGGATTTGATCATATCCAATTCAGAGGACAAGAGCATTCGTGTATGGGATGTTACAAAGCGTACTGGTGTCCAGACATTTCGTCGTGAACATGACCGGTTCTGGATTCTTGCTGCTCATCCAGAGATGAACCTATTGGCTGCTGGTCATGACAGTGGCATGATTGTCTTTAAGTTGGGGAGAGAACGACCAGCTTTTGTTATTAGTGGAGATACTTTATTGTATACCAAGGATCGGTTTTTGCGGTTCTATGAGTTTTCAACTCAAAGGGATACTCAAGTAATTCCAATTCGACGTCCTGGATCCATTAACTCGAATCAGAGCCCAAGGACAATAGTGTATAGCCCTACAGAAAATGCTGTTCTTATTTGCTCAGATCTGGATGGTGGATCATATGAATTATATACCATAGCTCATGAAAGCATTGGTCGAGGTGATAGTCTACAAGATGCCAAGAAGGGCGTTGGCGGATCAGCAGTCTTTGTATCTCGTAATAGGTTTGCTGTGTTAGATAAAAGTAACATGCAAGTCTTGATCAAGAATATGAAGAATGAAGTCGTTAAAAAGAGTGTCCTCCCTGTTGCTGCAGACGCAATATTCTATGCAGGAACAGGTAACTTATTATGCAGAGCCGAGGATAGAGTTGTTTTATTTGATCTCCAGCAAAGAGTTGTTCTTGGTGACTTGCAAACCCCATTTATAAAGTATGTTGTCTGGTCCAATGATATGGAGAGTGTTGCTTTGCTTAGCAAACATGTCATTATCATTACCAGCAAGAAGCTTGTGCATCAGTGCACTCTTCATGAGACAATCCGTGTGAAAAGTGGTGCATGGGATGATAATGGTGTTTTCATTTATACGACGTTAAATCatatcaaatattgtctgccTAATGGAGATAGTGGGATAATCAGAACTCTTGATGTCCCAATATACCTCACAAAGGTTTCTGGCAATACCATCTTCTGCTTGGATCGGGATGGAAAGAACAAAACCATAGTTATCGATGCTGCGGAGTATATCTTCAAGCTGTCCCTTCTGAAGAAAAAATTCGACCATGTAATGAGCATGATTAAAAACTCTCAGCTTTGTGGACAAGCAATGATTAGTTATTTGCAACAAAAGGGTTTCCCTGAAGTTGCTCTTCATTTTGTGAAAGATGAAAGAACTCGGTTTAATTTGGCTCTTGAGAGTGGGAGCATTCAAATTGCAGTTGCTTCAGCAACTGCTCTTGATGAGAAAGACCACTGGTACAGATTGGGTGTTGAGGCTCTTCGTCAAGGCAACGCAGGAATTGTCGAATACGCCTATCAAAGGACAAAAAACTTCGAGAGGTTGTCTTTTCTTTATCTTATAACCGGTAACATCATCAAGTTGTCTAAGATGCTTAAGATTGCTGAAGTTAAAAATGACGTGATGGGCCAATTTCACAATGCCTTATATCTTGGTGATGTCCGGGAGCGTGTTAAGATATTGGAGAATGTTGGTCACTTGCCCCTTGCTTATGTCACAGCTTCAGTTCATGGACTTCACGATGTTGCTGAACGACTTGCAGCTGAATTAGGAGACGATGTTCCAGCTTTGCCGGAGGGAAAAGTACCATCTCTCCTAATGCCCCCTTCTCCCGTTATGTGTGGTGGTGATTGGCCTCTTCTGAGAGTCATGAAAGGCATATTTGAAGGTGGATTAGATACTGTTGGCAGAGGTGTTGCAGATGAAGTAGAGGAGGCTGCCGATGGCGATTGGGGCGAGGAGCTGGAAATGGTTGAAGTTGATGGTTTACCAAATGGGGATGTTACAGCAATTCTAGAAGATGGTGAAGTGgctgaagaaaatgaagaagatggtgGCTGGGACCTTGAAGACTTGGAGCTTCCTCCCGAACCAGAAACTCCTAAAGCTTCTGCCAGTGCACGTTCATTTTTCGTGGCCCCAACTCCTGGCATGCCTGTCAGCCAAATTTGGGTCCAGAGGTCATCTCTTGCTGCCGAGCACGCCGCTGCTGGTAATTTCGAAACTGCCATGCGGTTGCTCAACAGACAACTTGGAATAAAGAATTTCGCTCCCTTGAAATCAATGTTTCTCAATCTTCATGGTGGCAGCCACTCCCATCTTCGCGCATTTTCGTCTGCTCCAGTGATAACCCTGGCAGTCGAACGAGGATGGAGCGAGTCTGCAAGCCCAAATGTAAGAGGCCCCCCTGCactcattttcaatttctctcaGTTGGAAGAGAAGCTGAAAGCTGGTTACAGGGCCACAACCACTGGGAAATTCTCTGAAGCTCTGAAGCTTTTTCTTAGCATTATTCATACAATACCATTGATAATTGTGGAGTCAAAGAGAGAAGTTGACGAGGTAAAGGAGTTGATTATTATAGTCAAAGAGTATATATTAGGTTTGCAAATGGAGCTCAAGAGGAGAGAAGTTAAGGACAATCCGATTCGCCAACAGGAACTCGCGGCCTATTTTACTCACTGCAATCTGCAGCTACCACATTTAAGACTTGTCTTGCAGAATGCAATGACTGTCTGCTTTAAGGCTAAGAACCTTGCTACAGCAGGTAACTTCGCCAGGCGCCTGCTCGAAACCAATCCTGTTGTCGAGAACCAAGCAAAGGCAGCCAGGCAAGTGCTGCAGGCTGCGGAGAGGAACATGACAGATGCTACCAAgcttaattatgattttagaAACCCCTTTGTGATCTGTGGGGCTACACATGTGCCAATTTATCGAGGACAGAAAGATGTCTCGTGCCCGTACTGCAGTACCCGGTTCGTGCCTAGCCAGGAAGGGCAGCTTTGTACTGTTTGTGATCTTGCTGCTGTGGGGGCAGATGCATCTGGATTACTCTGCTCTCCTTCCCAGATTCGATGA
- the LOC111811336 gene encoding B-box zinc finger protein 20-like isoform X2 — protein MKIRCDVCDQAEASVFCYADEAALCHGCDLHVHRANKLAGKHSRFSLIQPIKKDSPRCDICQERRALVFCQQDRAIICRECDISIHETNEHTQKHSRFLLTGVKLSSTCFSSQTSSSSHGCDAAMDVKTGSSHACSKKPKIAVKAISSHSAEKAAPSTSNYKVEDGQASDGGSFSTSSISEYLETLPEWCLEEFLDPSAVANHFCKVRSTPSV, from the exons ATGAAGATCCGTTGCGATGTTTGTGATCAGGCTGAGGCTTCTGTTTTTTGTTATGCTGATGAAGCTGCTCTTTGCCATGGCTGTGATCTCCATGTTCACCGCGCCAACAAGCTCGCTGGAAAGCACTCACGATTCTCGTTAATTCAGCCGATCAAAAAGGATTCTCCTCGTTGCGATATCTGTCAG GAACGTCGCGCGCTCGTTTTCTGTCAACAAGATAGGGCAATAATTTGCAGAGAATGCGACATTTCGATTCACGAAACGAACGAACATACGCAGAAGCACAGCCGATTTCTTCTCACAGGTGTGAAGCTTTCTTCGACTTGTTTTTCGTCCCAAACATCTTCGTCCTCCCATGGCTGCGATGCGGCGATGGATGTTAAAACTGGAAGCTCTCACGCTTGCAGCAAGAAGCCTAAAATAGCCGTGAAGGCAATCAGCTCTCATTCCGCTGAAAAAGCTGCTCCATCGACAAGTAATTACAAGGTCGAAGACGGCCAAGCAAGCGACGGCGGTTCCTTCTCGACGAGCAGCATATCGGAATATTTGGAGACATTGCCGGAATGGTGCTTGGAGGAATTTCTCGATCCTTCCGCCGTTGCCAATCACTTCTGTAAGGTTCGCAGTACACCCTCGGTGTAG
- the LOC111811336 gene encoding B-box zinc finger protein 20-like isoform X1 encodes MKIRCDVCDQAEASVFCYADEAALCHGCDLHVHRANKLAGKHSRFSLIQPIKKDSPRCDICQERRALVFCQQDRAIICRECDISIHETNEHTQKHSRFLLTGVKLSSTCFSSQTSSSSHGCDAAMDVKTGSSHACSKKPKIAVKAISSHSAEKAAPSTSNYKVEDGQASDGGSFSTSSISEYLETLPEWCLEEFLDPSAVANHFCKLNAICESESGEPARIVRHNQTWQHLEICR; translated from the exons ATGAAGATCCGTTGCGATGTTTGTGATCAGGCTGAGGCTTCTGTTTTTTGTTATGCTGATGAAGCTGCTCTTTGCCATGGCTGTGATCTCCATGTTCACCGCGCCAACAAGCTCGCTGGAAAGCACTCACGATTCTCGTTAATTCAGCCGATCAAAAAGGATTCTCCTCGTTGCGATATCTGTCAG GAACGTCGCGCGCTCGTTTTCTGTCAACAAGATAGGGCAATAATTTGCAGAGAATGCGACATTTCGATTCACGAAACGAACGAACATACGCAGAAGCACAGCCGATTTCTTCTCACAGGTGTGAAGCTTTCTTCGACTTGTTTTTCGTCCCAAACATCTTCGTCCTCCCATGGCTGCGATGCGGCGATGGATGTTAAAACTGGAAGCTCTCACGCTTGCAGCAAGAAGCCTAAAATAGCCGTGAAGGCAATCAGCTCTCATTCCGCTGAAAAAGCTGCTCCATCGACAAGTAATTACAAGGTCGAAGACGGCCAAGCAAGCGACGGCGGTTCCTTCTCGACGAGCAGCATATCGGAATATTTGGAGACATTGCCGGAATGGTGCTTGGAGGAATTTCTCGATCCTTCCGCCGTTGCCAATCACTTCTGTAAG CTTAATGCAATTTGCGAATCAGAATCTGGAGAGCCAGCAAGAATCGTTAGGCACAATCAGACTTGGCAACACCTCGAAATTTGTAGGTAA
- the LOC111811336 gene encoding B-box zinc finger protein 20-like isoform X3, which produces MKIRCDVCDQAEASVFCYADEAALCHGCDLHVHRANKLAGKHSRFSLIQPIKKDSPRCDICQERRALVFCQQDRAIICRECDISIHETNEHTQKHSRFLLTGVKLSSTCFSSQTSSSSHGCDAAMDVKTGSSHACSKKPKIAVKAISSHSAEKAAPSTSNYKVEDGQASDGGSFSTSSISEYLETLPEWCLEEFLDPSAVANHFS; this is translated from the exons ATGAAGATCCGTTGCGATGTTTGTGATCAGGCTGAGGCTTCTGTTTTTTGTTATGCTGATGAAGCTGCTCTTTGCCATGGCTGTGATCTCCATGTTCACCGCGCCAACAAGCTCGCTGGAAAGCACTCACGATTCTCGTTAATTCAGCCGATCAAAAAGGATTCTCCTCGTTGCGATATCTGTCAG GAACGTCGCGCGCTCGTTTTCTGTCAACAAGATAGGGCAATAATTTGCAGAGAATGCGACATTTCGATTCACGAAACGAACGAACATACGCAGAAGCACAGCCGATTTCTTCTCACAGGTGTGAAGCTTTCTTCGACTTGTTTTTCGTCCCAAACATCTTCGTCCTCCCATGGCTGCGATGCGGCGATGGATGTTAAAACTGGAAGCTCTCACGCTTGCAGCAAGAAGCCTAAAATAGCCGTGAAGGCAATCAGCTCTCATTCCGCTGAAAAAGCTGCTCCATCGACAAGTAATTACAAGGTCGAAGACGGCCAAGCAAGCGACGGCGGTTCCTTCTCGACGAGCAGCATATCGGAATATTTGGAGACATTGCCGGAATGGTGCTTGGAGGAATTTCTCGATCCTTCCGCCGTTGCCAATCACTTCT CTTAA
- the LOC111811571 gene encoding kinesin-like protein KIN-7D, mitochondrial, which yields MASSSRTRSSSPFSHRKSVSSSSSSQSPSSFTNGKMIPRSCSSSASSHYGMSSGFGSRSMVNGGGYDDCSPVGFISDDLMSESVDEPRNGDSISVTIRFRPLSEREFLKGDEIAWYADGDKIVRNEYNPATAYGFDKVFGPDTISPEVYEVAAKPVVKAAMEGVHGTVFAYGVTSSGKTHTMHGDQNSPGIIPLAIKDVFSIIQDTPGREFLLRVSYLEIYNEVINDLLDPTGQNLRVREDAQGTYVEGIKEEVVLSPGHALSFIAAGEEHRHVGSNNFNLFSSRSHTIFTLMIESSARGDEYDGVIFSQLNLIDLAGSESSKTETTGLRRKEGAYINKSLLTLGTVIGKLSEGKASHVPYRDSKLTRLLQSSLSGHGHVSLICTVTPASSNMEETHNTLKFASRAKRVEIYASRNKIIDEKSLIKKYQTEISILKQELDQLKRGMLAGVNHEEIMNLRQQLEEGQVKMQSRLEEEEEAKVALMSRIQRLTKLILVSSKNSIPGCLSDVPSHQRNKSSFDDKVEVTQGLLSGSENQNDLSSIVHSDQLNGELLPADSTITGSSNGEMTMSDQMDLLVEQVKMLAEEIAFETSALKRLIEQSVDDPDGSKVQIQNLEQEIQEKKRQMRALEQRINEGSEPSISSASMVEMQQTVTRLMTQCGEKEFELELKKADNRVLQEQLQNKCAENRELQEKVELLEHQLASVTSNKLSTSSENCLPEKYVEEFKKKIQSQEIENEKLKLESVHFSEEISGLHVQNQKLAEEASYAKELASAAAVELKNLAAEVTKLSLQNAKLEKELLSARELAHSKNTQNNHSGNRKYIDGSKPGRKGRLSGRSIDVSAATSDDFESWNLDPDDLKMELHARKQREEALEAALAEKELLEDDYRKKMEEAKKREASLENDLANMWVLVAKLKKEAGGGAISDVKSDARQNSGTENDIDSKTDDNETITIFKEDADPVDDSKKSEETHEEEPLVVRLKARMQVMKEKDLKCLENVDTNSHMCKVCFELPTAAILLPCRHFCLCKSCSLACSECPICRTKIVDRLFAFTS from the exons ATGGCATCATCGTCCAGAACGCGGAGTAGTTCGCCGTTTTCGCACCGGAAATCTgtttcgtcttcttcttcgagTCAATCGCCGAGTTCTTTCACGAACGGGAAGATGATTCCACGATCTTGTTCGAGTTCAGCATCTTCGCATTATGGAATGAGCAGTGGATTTGGTTCTAGATCGATGGTTAATGGTGGTGGTTATGATGATTGCTCACCGGTAGGGTTTATTTCCGATGATTTGATGTCTGAGTCTGTGGATGAGCCGAGGAACGGGGATAGCATTTCTGTGACGATTCGTTTTCGGCCTTTGAG CGAGAGGGAGTTCCTGAAAGGGGATGAGATTGCTTGGTATGCGGACGGGGACAAGATCGTACGCAATGAGTATAATCCAGCCACGGCCTATGGATTTG ATAAGGTGTTTGGACCAGATACGATTTCACCGGAGGTGTATGAAGTTGCGGCTAAACCAGTCGTTAAGGCAGCTATGGAGGGTGTTCATG GAACGGTATTTGCTTACGGTGTGACAAGCAGTGGGAAGACACACActatgcat GGAGATCAAAACTCTCCAGGGATCATACCACTGGCTATAAAAGATGTCTTCAGCATTATCCAAGAT ACTCCTGGAAGAGAATTCTTGCTCCGTGTATCTTACCTTGAAATATACAACGAA GTGATAAATGACTTGCTGGATCCAACAGGTCAGAATTTGCGTGTTAGGGAAGATGCACAG GGTACTTATGTTGAGGGTATAAAGGAAGAAGTGGTTTTGTCTCCTGGACATGCTTTATCATTTATAGCCGCTGGAGAAG AGCATCGTCACGTTGGATCAAacaatttcaatctttttagTAGCCGGAGTCACACCATCTTTACGCTG ATGATTGAAAGTAGTGCACGTGGTGATGAGTATGACGGTGTCATCTTCTCTCAACTT AACTTGATAGATTTAGCTGGGTCGGAGAGCTCAAAGACCGAAACTACTGGACTGAGGAGAAAGGAAGGAGCCTATATAAACAAAAGCCTTTTGACTCTTGGAACA GTTATTGGGAAATTAAGCGAGGGAAAGGCATCCCATGTTCCTTATCGAGATTCTAAGCTTACCCGTCTTCTTCAATCCTCACTCAGTGGGCATGGACACGTTTCA CTCATTTGCACTGTAACTCCTGCATCCAGTAACATGGAGGAAACTCACAATACATTGAAGTTTGCTAGCAGGGCCAAACGAGTTGAAATCTATGCCTCGCGCAATAAG ATAATTGATGAAAAGTCTTTGATAAAGAAGTATCAGACAGAAATTTCAATCCTCAAGCAAGAACTTGATCAATTAAAGAGGGGGATGCTGGCTGGTGTTAATCATGAGGAGATAATGAATTTAAGGCAGcag TTGGAAGAAGGTCAAGTGAAAATGCAATCAAGAttagaagaagaggaagaagctAAGGTTGCTCTCATGAGTAGGATTCAGAGGTTGACTAAACTCATACTCGTCTCTTCTAAGAACTCTATTCCTGGATGTTTGAGTGACGTTCCTAGTCATCAAAGGAACAAATCTTCTTTTGATGAT aagGTTGAGGTCACCCAAGGGTTACTTTCCGGAAGTGAGAATCAAAATGATCTATCTTCAATTGTTCACTCAGATCAGTTGAACGGTGAACTCTTACCAGCTGATAGTACAATCACTGGATCATCTAAC GGGGAGATGACAATGTCAGATCAAATGGATCTACTGGTCGAGCAAGTTAAGATGCTGGCTGAAGAGATTGCGTTTGAAACCAGCGCACTGAAACGTTTGATTGAGCAGTCTGTTGATGATCCTGATGGTTCTAAAGTTCAA ATCCAGAACTTAGAacaagaaattcaagaaaaaaagaggcaAATGAGAGCTTTGGAACAACGAATTAACGAGGGTAGCGAGCCTTCAATTTCTAGTGCATCGATGGTTGAAATGCAGCAG ACTGTTACAAGATTAATGACTCAGTGCGGTGAAAAGGAATTTGAGCTTGAG CTCAAAAAGGCAGACAACCGTGTTCTTCAAGAGCAATTGCAGAACAAG TGTGCAGAGAACAGAGAATTACAGGAGAAAGTAGAACTCTTAGAGCATCAATTGGCTTCAGTTACTAGCAATAAATTGTCAACTTCATCTGAAAATTGTCTTCCAGAAAAATATGTAGAAGAATTCAAAAAGAAGATTCAATCTCAG GAGATTGAGAATGAGAAACTGAAATTGGAATCAGTTCACTTTTCAGAAGAGATCAGTGGGTTGCATGTACAGAATCAAAAATTGGCAGAAGAAGCTTCTTACGCAAAGGAGCTAGCCTCTGCTGCAGCTGTTGAGCTGAAAAATTTAGCAGCTGAAGTCACGAAGCTCTCCTTACAAAATGCAAAATTAGAAAAGGAGTTATTGAGTGCACGAGAATTGGCCCACTCTAAGAATACACAGAATAATCACAGTGGAAACCGCAAGTACATTGATGGTTCAAAACCTGGAAGGAAGGGAAGGCTCTCTGGCCGGTCTATTGATGTTTCAGCAGCAACCAGTgatgattttgaatcttgGAATCTTGATCCAGatgatttaaaaatggaaCTTCACGCAAGGAAACAAAGAGAGGAGGCCCTTGAGGCTGCTTTAGCTGAAAAGGAGCTCCTAGAAGATGATTAccgaaagaaaatggaagaggcaaagaaaagggaagcgtctcttgaaaatgatttagcCAATATGTGGGTACTGGTTGCCAAGTTGAAGAAAGAGGCCGGAGGTGGAGCTATTTCAGATGTTAAAAGTGATGCAAGGCAGAATTCTGGAACAGAAAATGATATCGATTCAAAGACGGATGATAATGAAACCATAACCATCTTTAAAGAAGATGCTGATCCTGTAGATGATTCGAAAAAATCTGAAGAAACCCATGAGGAGGAACCACTGGTTGTTCGCCTAAAG GCACGGATGCAAGTGATGAAGGAAAAGGATCTGAAGTGCCTAGAAAATGTAGATACGAATTCACACATGTGTAAAGTATGTTTTGAATTGCCAACTGCAGCAATTCTTCTTCCATGTCGACATTTTTGTT TATGTAAATCTTGTTCACTTGCCTGTTCTGAGTGTCCAATCTGTCGGACAAAGATTGTAGATAGGCTCTTTGCATTTACTTCTTGA